Sequence from the Aquimarina sp. Aq107 genome:
AATAAATAGGGATTGCTCGGTAAATAATATTATCTTCGCGCTTTAATTATTTATAATGAACAAAGGAACAGTAAAATTTTTTAATGACTCCAAAGGATTTGGATTCATCACAGAAGAAGGATCAAACAAAGACCATTTCGTACACATTTCAGGCTTAATCGACGAAGTTCGTGAAGGTGACGAAGTAGAGTTTGAACTTAAAGAAGGTAAAAAAGGAATGAACGCGGTAAACGTGAAAGTATTATAATATATACATTTTGACTTTTTTAAAACATAAGCTCGTCTTTTTAGACGGGCTTTTTTTATGATTCTATGTTTAGTTTGGGAGTAAATAGAAGATTCTAATACTCCGATAGACAAGAATTACTTATGCTGATTTTATATGTCGCCGTACTATCGTACTTTTGGATAAATAAAAGTCATCTGAATGAAAATTGTAGTATCTCCAGCAAAATCTTTAGATTTTGAAACGCCTTTACCAACTAAAAAATATACAGAGCCATTATTTTTAGCTGAAGCTGAAAAGTTAAATTCTGTTCTTCAGAAGAAAACACCTAAGAAATTGTCTGATCTGATGAGTATTAGTGATAATTTAGCTCAATTAAATTGGCAGCGTAATCAAGATTGGAATATTCCTTTTACTTCGGATAATGCCAGGCCAGCTGTGTATGCATTTAAAGGCGATGTTTATGTAGGGTTAGATGGTTATAGTATTCCAGAAGATAAATTAGATGTTCTACAAGATAAATTAAGAATACTTTCTGGCTTATATGGAATTCTAAAGCCATTAGATTTAATGCAACCATATCGATTAGAAATGGGTACTAAACTTAAGGTAGGGCGTAAAAATAATTTATACGAGTTTTGGAAAAAACAAGTAACCGAACAAATTAATTCGGAGCTACAGGACGATGAGTTGTTTGTGAACTTAGCAAGTAATGAATATTTCAGTGTGATTGACAAGAAGGCATTAAAGGTGCCTATTATTACCCCACAGTTTAAAGATTGGAAAGGAGATAAATTAAAGATGATTAGTTTCTTCGCGAAAAAAGCCCGTGGTATGATGGTACGTTATATAATTGATACAGGAGCAGAAACCATAGAAGAATTAAAAGGATTTAATTATGATGGGTATAGCTTTAGTGAAGAGTATACAACAAAAGAAAATGAGCTAGTTTTTGTGAGATAAGCAGCGTTAAGTTATCCGGAAATTATTTTCAAAAGCAACAATTGTATCTAATTTTAGTATCTTCAACACTTATATATTTATATACAAGTGTAGATGCAAAAAATCATAAGTTTTCTTGATCGAATTGGCGAAAAAACAGGCGCTTTAGTAAGCTGGGTTGCTGTTTTTTTAGCAGTTGTAATTGGTTTGGATGTTATCATAAGGTATGTGTTCCAATTTACATTTATCTGGATGATCGAAACGGAGATCTATTTATTTGGTATTCTATTTTTGGTAGGTTCTGGATACACTTTTAAACACGGAAAACATGTACGAGTAGATGTTTTTTACACTAATTTTTCTGAAAAAAGAAAAGCTTGGATCGATTTGCTGGGAGGAGCTTTTTTATTAATTCCATGGTGTTATGTAGTAATCGTTTCTTCTTGGTACTATGGCTTGTCATCATTTATGATACAAGAATCTTCTCCACAAGCGGGAGGGTTGCCAGCACTTTATGTACTTAAATTTTGTATTACACTGGGATTTGTGTTTTTGCTTATACAAGGCATTTCTCAGATGCTAAAATCAATTCATATAATAATTTTTAATAAAGATAATTAATGGAGTTTTTAGCAATTGTTCTATTCGTAATTATCTTTATTTTAATTTTGAAAGGATATCCTGTTGCCTTTACTTTGGGTGGGATTTCTGTGGCTTTTGCTTTTGGTATATCGATTTTTGCTCCAGAGTATTTTACAATGTCTACATTTTATTTATTGCCTTCTCGGATTATGGGAGTTGTAAATAATTATGTTTTAATGGCAGTTCCATTGTTTATTTTTATGGGGATTATGCTAGAGAAATCCGGACTTGCTCAAAGTTTATTAGAAACTATGGCAATGATGTTTGGTCGTGTAAGAGGAGGTTTAGCAATCTCTGTAGTTATTGTAGGTGCTTTATTAGCTGCTTCTACAGGTATTGTAGGAGCTACCGTAGTGACAATGGGATTAATTAGTTTGCCTACAATGCTAAAAAGAGGTTATAAAACTGAACTTGCGGTTGGAGTAATTGCATCCTCTGGAACTTTAGGGCAAATTATTCCTCCTTCTATAGTTTTGGTATTATTGGCTGATACTATCAATAGTTCATCAAGAGGAGCAGCTTCAGTAGATGTGGGCGCATTATTTTCTGCAGCTCTACTGCCCGGTTTAATTTTAGTTGGTTTATATATATTATATATATTACTAAAGTCATTTTTTCATAAAAAAGATGCCCCGAGTATACCAGCTGAAGAAATCGCAGCATTTCGCGGAAGTAATTTTACTTCTAAAATCATTAAAGTTTTATTACTACCAGTGCTGTTAATTGTAATCGTATTGGGTTCCATTTTTACAGGTGTTGCTTCTCCTACCGAAGCTTCAGCAATAGGAGCATTAGGAGCAACTTTTTTAACCATTATTCAGAAAAAGTTTTCGCTTAAAATACTTAAAGAAGTTGCGCAGGAGACAACTCGTTTAACATCTATGGTGTTTTTTATATTGTTAGGCGCAACTACATTTACATTGGTCTTTAGAACATTAGGTGGAGATAGATATCTTCAAGAATTGATTATGTCATCTCAACTGACTCCAATGATGTTTTTGTTGTTAGTAATGGTTGTGATTTTTGTAGCAGGATTTTTTATAGATTTTATAGAGATTGTATTTATAATAGTGCCTGTTGTAACCCCAATTTTTAATGCTTTTGATATGAATATGCTTTGGGTCGGAATTTTAATGGCATTGAATTTACAAACTTCGTTTCTTACTCCGCCATTCGGTTTTGCTTTATTTTATCTAAAAGGTGTTGCACCAGAAACCGTCAGAACCAGTCAAATATATCGAGGTATTATACCTTTTATAATAATTCAACTTATCATTGTAAGTTTAGTAATGTTTTTTCCCGAGATTATTTTTAACGGAGACTAATTTTTTAAGTTACTTTATAAATATAGAACTATGAATTTAAATTCAGTAAAAAGAACACGAGTTATTAGAGGTTTTATACTAACTGTAATGACAACTTTAGTTCTGTCTTGTTTGGGTGAACCACCTGCTAGTATGAGTAACCCTGCATCATATGATATAGCGAAACCGAATAAAGTGTTTCATTGGAAAATGACTACAACTTGGCCTCCTAATTTTCCTGTTGTGGGAGAAGTAGCAGAGAAGTATGCTAAGTGGGTAGATGAGCTTTCTAATGGTCAGATTAAAATTAAAGTATATGGAGGTGGAGAATTAGTACCTCCTTTAGAAGCTTTTGATGCAGTTTCTCAGGGAACCATTGAGATGGGCTGTGGAGCAGCATATTATTGGGCAGGTAAAACTCCTGCTGCACAATTTTTTGCAGCAGTTCCTTTTGGGATGAATAGTCAGCAAATAACATCTTGGTTAGAGGTAGGAGGAGGTTACGAACTTTGGAAGAAAACCTATGCGAAATTTAACCTAGTGCCTTATATGGGAGGGAATACTGGAGTCCAAATGGGTGGATGGTTTAATCGTGAGATTAACTCTATAGAAGATTTTAAAGGACTTAAAATGCGTCTACCAGGGATCGGAGGTAAAGTTCTCGAAAAAGCAGGAGGAGCTGCCGTTTTAGTAGCTGGTAGTGAAATTTATACCAGTTTAGAAAGGGGAGTTATTGATGCTACAGAATGGATTGGACCTTATCATGACTATAAAATGGGTTTTCATAAAATTTCAAAATATTATTATACACCAGGTTGGCATGAAACTGGTTCTCAATTGGAATTTTTTGTTAATAAAAATTTACACGATGGCTTACCACCTCATTTGCAAGCCGTATTACAAGCAGCTGCAAAACGAGCTCAGGTTTGGGTGTTGTCAGAGTTTGATAAACAAAATGGTATTTATTTAGATAAATTAGTTAATGAAGAAGGGGTAGAGATTAGAGAATTTTCAAAAGAAACTCTGGATGCTTTAAGAGGTTTTACTGATGAGGCTATAGAAGAGATGATAGGAGATGATCCATTATCAAGAGAAGTTTATGAAAGTTATTCTGGTTTTCAGAAAAGAATTTCTAAATGGTCTGAGGTTACTGAGAAAGCTTATTATAATAAGATCCAGAAGTAGTGCGCGCATTTATATAAAAGTATGGAACATAACAGGAAGAGCGAATTAGTTAATTATTAATATAAAACTTAATTATTTGATTTATTCTGTTTAAAATGTATTGCAAGTATTCATACTAATCGATATCTTCGCAGCGAATGTTCGCTAAATATTATTTAAACACAAAATTACAATCATGCAAATCAAAAAGGTTTTAGTTGCTAATCGTGGTGAAATTGCCATCCGAATTTTTAGAGCGTGTACAGAAATTGGTCTACAGACGGTTGGAGTATATACTTATGAGGATAGGTATTCATTACACCGATATAAAGCAGATGAAGCTTATCAAATTGGTGCTGATAATGAACCTTTAAAGCCATATTTAAATATTGAGGCGATTATTCAGGTAGCAAAAAAGAATAATGTAGATGCAATACATCCTGGATATGGATTCTTATCAGAGAATGCTGATTTTGCCCAAAGCTGTCAAGAAAACGGGATTATTTTTATAGGTCCTAAAGTATCAGTACTTCGTTCATTGGGAGATAAAATTATGGCAAAAGAAGTTGCTATCGCTAATAATATTCCAATTATTCAAAGTAATAAAGAAGATCTTACTGACGTAAAAATTGCTATAAAAGAAGCAAAACGTATAGGGTTTCCTGTGATGTTAAAGGCAGCTTCTGGAGGAGGAGGAAGAGGAATGCGTGTGATTAGAAGTGTCGAAGAATTAGAAAAAGCATATCCAGAATCCCAAAGAGAAGCTTTAAATGCATTTGGTGATGATACTGTTTTTCTAGAAAAGTTTGTAGAAAATCCAAAACATATTGAGATACAAATTGTAGCGGATCATCATGGAAATATGGTACATCTTTTTGAACGTGATTGTTCGGTACAAAGACGTTATCAAAAAGTAATAGAATATGCTCCTTCATATGGAGTTTCGCAGGAGATTTTAGATAATCTATATAAGTATGCGTTAAAAATTTGTGGTGCAGTAGATTATAATAATATTGGAACCGTAGAATTTTTAGTTGATGATGATGAAAGTATTTATTTTATTGAAGTAAATCCTCGTGTACAAGTTGAGCACACAGTTACTGAGATTGTTACAGGTGTTGATTTAATTAAAACACAAATTTTTATTGCGGGAGGATATCAACTGTCTGACAAACAGATTAAGATCGAAAGTCAAGAAAGTTTGAAAGTAAATGGATATGCAGTACAATGTAGGATCACCACAGAAGATCCGGAAAACGATTTTAAACCTGATTATGGAACCATAACTACCTATAGAAGTGCATCAGGTTTTGGAATTCGATTAGATGCAGGTAGTGTATATCAAGGAGTAACTATTTCTCCTTTCTTTGATTCAATGCTAGTAAAGGTTTCTGCTAATAGTAGGACTTTAGACGGAGCATGTAGAAAAATGCGTAGAGCATTATCTGAATTTAGAATTCGAGGTGTAAAAACGAATATGCCTTTTTTAGATAATATTTTAAGTCATACCACTTTTAGAAAAGGTGAGGTAACCGTTAATTTTATTAGAGATACAAAGGAACTTTTTAAAATTAAAGAATCTCGTAATCGAGCTACTAAATTAGCTAATTTTTTAGGAGATATTATTGTAAACGGTAACTCTGATGTTAAAAATATAGATCCAACTAAGACTTTTGTAGTCCCTCAAATTCCTAAATTTGAAGAGAAGGCTGATTATCAAAAAGGAACAAAGGATTTACTTACAGAACTGGGGCCTGAGAAATTCGCTTCTTGGTTAAAAAATGAGAAGAAGGTTCATTTTACAGATACCACAATGCGTGATGCGCATCAAAGTTTACTTGCAACAAGAATGCGAACGTATGATATGCTTAAAGTTGCAGAAGGCTTTGCGAAAAATCATCCAGAGGTTTTTAGTATGGAAGTTTGGGGAGGAGCAACCTTTGATGTTTGTCTTCGATTTTTAAAGGAAAATCCTTGGGAACGTCTTCGTTCTTTGAGAAAAGCTATGCCTAATCTGTTATTACAGATGTTGATTAGAGGTTCTAATGGTGTTGGATATACAGCTTATCCGGATAATTTGATTGGCAAATTTGTCGAACAATCTTGGGAAAATGGAGTAGATGTATTTAGGATCTTTGATTCATTGAACTGGATGAAATCGATAGCACCTTGTATCGAACATGTCAGAACGAGAACAGAAGGACTTGCAGAGGGTTCATTATGTTATACAGGTGATATTTTAGATCCGAAGCGCACTAAATATACTTTAGAATATTATGTGCAATTGGCAAAAGATATAGAAAATGCTGGAGCTCATATATTAGGGATAAAAGATATGGCTGGCTTGCTAAAACCATATGCGGCATATGAATTAGTATCCGCTTTGAAATCAGAAATTAATATTCCAATA
This genomic interval carries:
- a CDS encoding cold-shock protein, which encodes MNKGTVKFFNDSKGFGFITEEGSNKDHFVHISGLIDEVREGDEVEFELKEGKKGMNAVNVKVL
- the yaaA gene encoding peroxide stress protein YaaA, whose protein sequence is MKIVVSPAKSLDFETPLPTKKYTEPLFLAEAEKLNSVLQKKTPKKLSDLMSISDNLAQLNWQRNQDWNIPFTSDNARPAVYAFKGDVYVGLDGYSIPEDKLDVLQDKLRILSGLYGILKPLDLMQPYRLEMGTKLKVGRKNNLYEFWKKQVTEQINSELQDDELFVNLASNEYFSVIDKKALKVPIITPQFKDWKGDKLKMISFFAKKARGMMVRYIIDTGAETIEELKGFNYDGYSFSEEYTTKENELVFVR
- a CDS encoding TRAP transporter small permease subunit, translated to MQKIISFLDRIGEKTGALVSWVAVFLAVVIGLDVIIRYVFQFTFIWMIETEIYLFGILFLVGSGYTFKHGKHVRVDVFYTNFSEKRKAWIDLLGGAFLLIPWCYVVIVSSWYYGLSSFMIQESSPQAGGLPALYVLKFCITLGFVFLLIQGISQMLKSIHIIIFNKDN
- a CDS encoding TRAP transporter large permease subunit, with amino-acid sequence MEFLAIVLFVIIFILILKGYPVAFTLGGISVAFAFGISIFAPEYFTMSTFYLLPSRIMGVVNNYVLMAVPLFIFMGIMLEKSGLAQSLLETMAMMFGRVRGGLAISVVIVGALLAASTGIVGATVVTMGLISLPTMLKRGYKTELAVGVIASSGTLGQIIPPSIVLVLLADTINSSSRGAASVDVGALFSAALLPGLILVGLYILYILLKSFFHKKDAPSIPAEEIAAFRGSNFTSKIIKVLLLPVLLIVIVLGSIFTGVASPTEASAIGALGATFLTIIQKKFSLKILKEVAQETTRLTSMVFFILLGATTFTLVFRTLGGDRYLQELIMSSQLTPMMFLLLVMVVIFVAGFFIDFIEIVFIIVPVVTPIFNAFDMNMLWVGILMALNLQTSFLTPPFGFALFYLKGVAPETVRTSQIYRGIIPFIIIQLIIVSLVMFFPEIIFNGD
- a CDS encoding TRAP transporter substrate-binding protein; this encodes MNLNSVKRTRVIRGFILTVMTTLVLSCLGEPPASMSNPASYDIAKPNKVFHWKMTTTWPPNFPVVGEVAEKYAKWVDELSNGQIKIKVYGGGELVPPLEAFDAVSQGTIEMGCGAAYYWAGKTPAAQFFAAVPFGMNSQQITSWLEVGGGYELWKKTYAKFNLVPYMGGNTGVQMGGWFNREINSIEDFKGLKMRLPGIGGKVLEKAGGAAVLVAGSEIYTSLERGVIDATEWIGPYHDYKMGFHKISKYYYTPGWHETGSQLEFFVNKNLHDGLPPHLQAVLQAAAKRAQVWVLSEFDKQNGIYLDKLVNEEGVEIREFSKETLDALRGFTDEAIEEMIGDDPLSREVYESYSGFQKRISKWSEVTEKAYYNKIQK
- a CDS encoding pyruvate carboxylase, producing the protein MQIKKVLVANRGEIAIRIFRACTEIGLQTVGVYTYEDRYSLHRYKADEAYQIGADNEPLKPYLNIEAIIQVAKKNNVDAIHPGYGFLSENADFAQSCQENGIIFIGPKVSVLRSLGDKIMAKEVAIANNIPIIQSNKEDLTDVKIAIKEAKRIGFPVMLKAASGGGGRGMRVIRSVEELEKAYPESQREALNAFGDDTVFLEKFVENPKHIEIQIVADHHGNMVHLFERDCSVQRRYQKVIEYAPSYGVSQEILDNLYKYALKICGAVDYNNIGTVEFLVDDDESIYFIEVNPRVQVEHTVTEIVTGVDLIKTQIFIAGGYQLSDKQIKIESQESLKVNGYAVQCRITTEDPENDFKPDYGTITTYRSASGFGIRLDAGSVYQGVTISPFFDSMLVKVSANSRTLDGACRKMRRALSEFRIRGVKTNMPFLDNILSHTTFRKGEVTVNFIRDTKELFKIKESRNRATKLANFLGDIIVNGNSDVKNIDPTKTFVVPQIPKFEEKADYQKGTKDLLTELGPEKFASWLKNEKKVHFTDTTMRDAHQSLLATRMRTYDMLKVAEGFAKNHPEVFSMEVWGGATFDVCLRFLKENPWERLRSLRKAMPNLLLQMLIRGSNGVGYTAYPDNLIGKFVEQSWENGVDVFRIFDSLNWMKSIAPCIEHVRTRTEGLAEGSLCYTGDILDPKRTKYTLEYYVQLAKDIENAGAHILGIKDMAGLLKPYAAYELVSALKSEINIPIHLHTHDTSSVQSATYLKAIEAGVDVVDVALGGLSGLTAQPNFNAIMEMLKFHDRENPMDTVKLNEYSNYWEAVREYYYVFESGLKAGTGEVYQHEIPGGQYSNLKPQAQGLGLADRFHEITKMYGEVNTLFGDIVKVTPSSKVVGDMAQYLVSNNLTIEDVKERGETISFPQSVVSLFKGELGQPEGGFPKDLQKSILKDQKPFTNRPNAHLEPVDFETEFKDFVKVFKKGMGRDLDITDFLSYKLYPKVFTGAYNHHLKYGNVMNIPTKNFFYGMIPGEEIIIELDKGKILLIELISIGEPHDDGMVTIFFKVNGQTRNVEIKDNSIKVDKIVHAKVDKADAKQIGAPLQGSLSSILLKSGQEIKKNDPLFIIEAMKMETTITANEDATVKKIVLKSGTMVEADDLVIVLK